The DNA sequence TTTAATTCGTCAAGTATCGAACGAATATCCCGAGAATGTCACAATTCTGGCGACCTTCACGCCGCCATTACTGATAAACAGACTATCGGCTTTCTATAAGCATTTCGGGTTATGTTATTGATTGAATGCCACGTTGCGTTTCAGGCGTTGCGCCAAGCACCCGATTGCCAGAGCTGCGCAAGCGAGACGCGATAATCGGGATACGCGAATTCGAAACCGGTGGCGCGCATGCGCGCGTTCGAAACACGCTTGTTCTCGCCATAGAACGAGCGAGCCATCGGCGACAGTTCCGCCTGCTCGAAAGGCGTCTCCGGCGGTGGCTCGACACCCATCAGCCGCGCAGCTTCGGCGACAACGTCCTGCGGCGGCGCCGGCTCGTTGTCGGTGATGTTGAAGACGCCAGCCGTTCCGTTGTTGGAGAGGAACAGGGTAGCCGCGCCGATGTCTTCGACGCGGATGCGGTTAAACACCTGCCCCGGCTTGATCAGGCGTCGGGCCGTGCCGTTTGCGAGATTGCAGAAGGCGTTGCGTCCCGGGCCGTAGATGCCGGCAAGCCGGAGGACGGCCACCGGAATGGCCTGCCTGGCGCCGAAGGCGATCCAGGCGTCCTCCGCCTCCACCCGCTCGACCGAGCGGGCCGAGACCGGTTTGCGCAACATGTCTTCGGTGACCCATTCGCCGCCATGGTCGCCATAGACGCCGACGGTCGAGAGATAACCGATCCATTTGAGGTTGGGCGCGAGGTGCGCCAGATCCGGGCTGGAGGCGCGAAACATCGGATCGCCGTCGCGGCCGGGCGCGATCGACTGGATCAGGTGGGTCGCCTGCCCAAGCGCGGCAGCGAGCTCGGCGGATATGGTTTCACCGTCGAAGAGGATCGGGCGGATGCCGGCCCTTCCGAGCTTCGCCGCCTTCTCCTCGGTGCGGGTGGTGCCGACAACGCTTGTCGCTGTCGGAGCCATGGCCCGTGCGATTGCCATGCCGGAGTAACCGGCGCCAAGGATCAGGACATGCATCGGCTCACTCCCGCCATCTGCCATTCGTTGAGGACGTCTTCGTCCGTCTCTGGCTCGCATTGTTCGGCAAATTCCGCAAGCGCTGCCGGCGCGACCAATCGTGACAGCGCCCAGACCGCCATCGCCCGCACCACGGGCGAGACGTCGTCGATGCGCGCCTTTACGGCGGGCATAAGTGCTCGGTCGCCGGAGTTGCCCGCCGCGATCAGCGCGTTGCGCACGAACCGGTCGCGGCCAATGCGCTTGACCGGAGAGCCCGAGAACAGGCTGCGGAAGGCTG is a window from the Ensifer adhaerens genome containing:
- a CDS encoding SDR family oxidoreductase, producing the protein MHVLILGAGYSGMAIARAMAPTATSVVGTTRTEEKAAKLGRAGIRPILFDGETISAELAAALGQATHLIQSIAPGRDGDPMFRASSPDLAHLAPNLKWIGYLSTVGVYGDHGGEWVTEDMLRKPVSARSVERVEAEDAWIAFGARQAIPVAVLRLAGIYGPGRNAFCNLANGTARRLIKPGQVFNRIRVEDIGAATLFLSNNGTAGVFNITDNEPAPPQDVVAEAARLMGVEPPPETPFEQAELSPMARSFYGENKRVSNARMRATGFEFAYPDYRVSLAQLWQSGAWRNA